The Devosia sp. 1566 sequence GAGCGCACTGAACTTCCACCATCCGAAGGGGAACAGTGACGCCAGCCCGGGCTGGGCGGCGAGCCGCACCATTGCCATTGCCTGCACCACTGCAACGATCAGTGTCAGCAGCGCAAACAAGGCAACAACGCCCAGAAGGATGCTCATCCGAGCCTCAGGCCGAAACGGTGACGTCGGTCCAGAGCTCGGCGGCATCCGGCTCGGGATCATTGGTCGCAAAATCGGCGGCCTCGCTGACGATGGCGCGAATTTCGCTCTCCAGTGTCTTGAGCGTTTCTTCCGTTGCCAAGCCGCCTTCCAGCAGGCGAGCACGGACCTGCTCGATGGGATCACGCTCCTGGCGGTACTTGGTGACCTCGTCCTTGCTGCGGTACTTCGCGGGATCCGACATCGAGTGGCCGCGATAGCGGTAGGTCAGCATTTCGAGGATGTAGGGCCCCTTCCCCGAGCGGGCATGCTCGATGGCGCGCTTGGCTGCATCGTAAACCAGCCGCACATCCATGCCATCCACCTGCTCGCCGGGGATGTCGAAGCTCAGGCCGCGCTTGGAAAGGTTCGTGGTGGCGGCAGCCCGTTCAAGCGAGGTGCCCATTGCGTATTTGTTGTTCTCGATGATGAACACCACCGGCAGGTTCCAGAGCTTGGCCATATTGAAGCTCTCATAGACCTGACCCTGATTGGCGGCGCCGTCGCCGAAATAGGCAAGGCTCACCGAATTATCGCCCCGGTACTTGGCAGCAAATGCCAGGCCAGCACCCAGTGACACCTGGGCGCCCACAATCCCGTTGCCACCGTAAAAGCGGTGCTCGTTGGAGAACATGTGCATCGAGCCGCCCTTGCCCTTAGACAAGCCCCCGCGGCGCCCGGTGAGCTCGGCCATGACACCCTTAGGGTCCAGCCCCATGACCAGCATGTGGCCGTGATCACGATAGCCGGTGATCTGCGCGTCCTTGCCCTTTTCGCTGGCCATGGTTACGCCGGTGACGACCGCTTCTTGGCCGATGTAAAGGTGGCAGAAGCCGCCGATCAGGCCCATGCCATACATCTGGCCGGCCTTTTCCTCGAAACGCCGGATCAACAGCATCTCGCGAAAGGCCTCGAGCTCCTGTTCTGCGCTGAACTGGGGAACATTGGATTGCGTCGTTGCCATGCCGGCTACACCCTTACGCGCCATATCAAGCGCTCCGCTATGAGGGGAAAAACACGCTTGGCCAAGTTGGCCACAGAACCGCAAGTTAACGCAAGCGGCCACGCTACGGCAAGCCCGCCAGGCTGCCGCCGGCACAGGCTACAAGGTTGTTTCTGCGTTCAAAATTCCGTTTAACCTATCCTCGGTTATTTCGTCGAATGAACCGGATAGTGGTTTACCTGTGCGCGGATCCACCATCACGATGATGTCCGCTTCGTTCGCCATGTTCAGCATTGCACGGGCGCGCTCAGTGACCAGGTCTGGGTCCAGGCGGCGCGTGTCCATAAGGGTCGCGCGGTGCTTATAGGCGTCGATTTCAGCCTGCAAAGCGGAGGATGTGTTCTTCAGGACGTCGATGTCGGCCAAGATCTGTGCGCGGCTTTCGATGCCGAACTGCCCTCCAATGGCAGAAAAGCCCAGATAGCCCTGGAACGCGAGCAACGCTGCGGTCAGGCCAAGTGGGCGCCAGAATGGGGGTCGCTTGAGACGAGTCGGCATAAGGGCCAGCTGCTGTTGAACGGCACGATCATGCGCCAGCAGGGCTTAATGACAGGTTGCGATGCCGGTGCAATTCCAAGGTGCGATGGGCCAGCGAGGGGAGCA is a genomic window containing:
- the pdhA gene encoding pyruvate dehydrogenase (acetyl-transferring) E1 component subunit alpha; its protein translation is MATTQSNVPQFSAEQELEAFREMLLIRRFEEKAGQMYGMGLIGGFCHLYIGQEAVVTGVTMASEKGKDAQITGYRDHGHMLVMGLDPKGVMAELTGRRGGLSKGKGGSMHMFSNEHRFYGGNGIVGAQVSLGAGLAFAAKYRGDNSVSLAYFGDGAANQGQVYESFNMAKLWNLPVVFIIENNKYAMGTSLERAAATTNLSKRGLSFDIPGEQVDGMDVRLVYDAAKRAIEHARSGKGPYILEMLTYRYRGHSMSDPAKYRSKDEVTKYRQERDPIEQVRARLLEGGLATEETLKTLESEIRAIVSEAADFATNDPEPDAAELWTDVTVSA
- a CDS encoding septum formation initiator family protein, which codes for MPTRLKRPPFWRPLGLTAALLAFQGYLGFSAIGGQFGIESRAQILADIDVLKNTSSALQAEIDAYKHRATLMDTRRLDPDLVTERARAMLNMANEADIIVMVDPRTGKPLSGSFDEITEDRLNGILNAETTL